One genomic segment of Labrus bergylta chromosome 17, fLabBer1.1, whole genome shotgun sequence includes these proteins:
- the thnsl2 gene encoding threonine synthase-like 2 has product MHYCSTRGGVCGWDFRDVLLSGFAPDGGMFMPESVPVLSPETLRGWRGLDYTQLVVEVASLFIPTQLIPRDDLQVLVGEALSGFSVPEVVQIARLKGGLSVLELFHGETLAFKDLAMTCTVRFLNYFLQKEKHRATVVVGTSGDTGGSAIQSAKGLCGLDVVVVYPRGRITPVQEKHMITCLEDNVHVFAADGSSDDIDQPLRRLFADQDLVKSYRLMSLNSVNWSRIMVQLAHFIYAYLQLSGVQQQAEEADGDLPELEVVVPTGGAGNIAAGFIVKQMGLPLKLVAMVNSNDIVHRTVTSGDFSMAASVTQTLAPAIDIQDPYNMERVFWLLLGKDGAAVKTMMEEFQQSHRHSLPANQHKLLSQVLSTGSVSDDGILETMRRCWEENQYVLCPHTAVAVWHHYNCPHDAQINRCYIATASPAKFQTAVQRAGLTFDLPEAVLALDKLATRYQNLERSQNWCKDWEHRLREQIQSVSAVRKTNGTYYS; this is encoded by the exons ATGCACTACTGCAGCACTCGGGGCGGGGTCTGTGGGTGGGACTTCCGGGATGTTCTGCTTTCAGGTTTCGCTCCCGACGGGGGGATGTTCATGCCCGAGAGCGTACCTGTGCTCAGCCCGGAGACCCTGAGAGGATGGAGGGGGTTGGATTACACCCAGCTGGTGGTGGAGGTCGCCTCGCTGTTCATCCCCACTCAGCTGATCCCCAGAGACGACCTGCAGG TCTTGGTGGGTGAAGCTCTGTCGGGTTTCTCGGTGCCTGAGGTGGTCCAGATCGCCCGGTTGAAGGGGGGTCTGTCAGTCCTGGAGCTCTTCCATGGAGAGACGCTGGCCTTTAAGGACCTGGCTATGACCTGCACCGTGCGCTTTCTCAACTACTTTCTGCAGAAGGAGAAGCACAGGGCGACTGTGGTTGTAG GAACGTCAGGAGACACCGGCGGCTCGGCCATCCAGAGCGCTAAAGGTCTGTGCGGGTTGGACGTGGTCGTGGTTTATCCTCGAGGACGAATCACTCCGGTTCAGGAGAAACACATGATCACCTGTTTGGAGGATAACGTCCACGTGTTCGCAG CGGACGGCAGCTCGGACGACATCGACCAGCCTCTGCGGCGTCTGTTTGCGGATCAGGATCTGGTGAAGTCTTACCGCCTCATGAGTCTGAACTCTGTGAACTGGTCCAGAATCATGGTCCAGCTCGCTCACTTCATCTACGCCTACCTGCAGCTCAGCGGCgtgcagcagcaggcggaggAGGCTGACGGAGACCTGCCCGAGCTGGAGGTGGTGGTGCCCACAGGAGGGGCAGGAAACATCGCAG ctgGCTTCATAGTGAAGCAGATGGGGTTGCCCCTGAagctggttgccatggtgaattcAAACGACATCGTGCACAGGACGGTTACCAGCGGTGACTTCTCCATGGCGGCTAGCGTCACACAGACTTTGGCTCCAGCCATAGACATCCAG GACCCGTACAACATGGAGCGAGTGTTCTGGCTGCTGCTGGGGAAAGACGGCGCTGCAGTGAAGACGATGATGGAGGAGTTTCAACAATCACACCGACACTCTCTGCCTGCCAACCAACACAAACTG CTGTCACAGGTTTTGTCGACAGGCTCAGTGAGTGATGACGGGATCCTGGAGACCATGAGGAGGTGCTGGGAGGAGAACCAGTATGTGTTGTGTCCACACACAGCTGTGGCTGTCTGGCATCACTACAACTGTCCTCATGACGCCCAAATCAACAG GTGTTACATCGCGACGGCTTCTCCAGCCAAGTTCCAGACAGCCGTGCAGAGGGCGGGCCTTACCTTTGACCTACCTGAGGCCGTGCTGGCATTGGACAAGTTGGCGACTCGTTACCAGAACCTGGAGCGGAGCCAGAACTGGTGCAAAGACTGGGAGCACAGACTGAGAGAGCAGATCCAGTCTGTGAGTGCAGTGAGGAAAACCAACGGGACTTACTACAGCTGA